In Sander vitreus isolate 19-12246 chromosome 8, sanVit1, whole genome shotgun sequence, the genomic window TGTTACTGaagtctctgtctctgctaAAGGCAGATCACAGAATTCAGACCCAGACTCACTATTAAAGCCAGTCTTGCATGATTATGTAAGTAGATAACATGCTCCTACCTTGCACTACCACCCCTAGCATGTGAATATTGCATCTCACACTCATAGTGCCTTGCGCTGCGTTCATTTTAGAGAAAGTACATGACTGACGTGGCAAAATAACTCAGGACATGCGAGATAGCCATGCTGTGTGCAAAATATGTGTTTGTTAAAAGCAAGGCAATATTCCAGGTGTCCTATTTCAAAgccacaaattaaaaaaagcatttgaatTACTACAGGGGAGATAGTAATGTTGCATTAAAGAGTGGAAAGGATTCAACCATAACTACTGGAATAGGACCGAGACCAGGTTCTGTAGAGCGGCTGGCTATTTTATGTCCGTGGCATTCCCAAAGGAGTGTTTCTGTTTGTCCCCCAAGCTACATTTGCCGTGGGGAGAGGCTGAGCAGGCGGGGGAGGAGAGTGTTTAGATCAGGTGGATAGGTGGCCATAAAGAGGGAGTCcagtcaaaatgtgtttttgttatcaTATTTTGTTTTAGTGTCCAATCCATATAATTATTTTTGAAGGGtgtcaggacttttagtgttcCCTTTTGAAACCCAGATTGCTAACTACTAGACCACCAGCACCCAGCACAACATTACATGAATATTGGTTGTATAGAGCAggggttctcaaaactgtttgTGGCTAGGACCCTTTGTGTGGGAGAACAATTTCCAAGGACACCCTCATAATCAAAACAATTAAGCATATGCTTGCTACCATTTGTATACTTTGATGCCATTTCTATTCTCTGAAGTTGTGGCCGGGTTCACTATTCCGTGTTTTCTAGCTGGTGTGTAACTTGGTCTTTAGTTAACTTTGGATTTTGAATCACTTAATGATGTGGACTGACTCAAACATGTATTCACGTTCATCAGCTATCTTAATGGCAAATAAGCCAAGCTAAGCAGCAGGAAGAACGGTTCATCGTGACCTGAGTGAAGTGATTCAAGAGATTCACAACAGATTGACTTGATAGTCATAATCACAAAAAagttaaatgttaatgttttaatttattaGTGCATTTATCTAGATCATTACATCGTCACTGATAagcatttcttcttttctcattCAAAGCAAATCCattttgagaaccactggtataGAGTACATATGTAATGTTGTTTCTAAGGGGGAAAAGATGTTAAGGTTGATCATGTTAATTGTGTACCTGTATATTAAACAGTAGCACTCatgtatttaattaaaaaaaattcaataggGTGGACAAATAATGCAGTGGGAATAACTAATGTTTGCTgtctgcatttatttattacaggtGAAAAAACTAAGTGCATTGGGCTATGTCCCAATTTAATTTTTCGCCAAAAAGAATAAGGCCTCTGGAAAGTCGATGGCCGATGTGGTGACCCATCTGCCACCCACTGAGGATAACCTAAAAATTGTGGCCACCATGAGAAAGCCCTACAATTTTGTTTTGATCAAAGAAGGTAGGATTTGTGTAATTTAAGTCATGATGTTTCTTTTTGATGATGGAGAAATATCGAAAaataacatatacatataatattgTAGGGAACTCCACGACGACACTGCCAGAGCCCCAGCATCAGGCCCAGTCAGAGCCCCAGCCTCAGACCCAGCCTGAGCCCCAGCATCAGGCCCAGCCAGAGCCCCAGTCTCAGGCCCAGCCCGAGCCCCAGCAACAGGCCCAGCCAGAGCCCCAGCATCAGGCCCAGTCCGAGCCCCAGCCTCAGTTCTTGGCCCAGCCCGAGCCCCAGCCTCAGGCGCTGGCCCTGGCCGAGTCCCAGCCTCAGGCCCAGGAAAAGgagacattttatgttttagatTTATACCCTGTCTCTGTCCCTGTGAAGGAAGAacatcccccaccccccccaaaaaaataaaaaataaagtgtaagtgaataataatagaataatagAAGATAGTCTTAGCACACTATGTATGAATTTCCCCTTTTTGTAATCATTATTCATAAAATCTTCAGGTGAATTTGAGTCTAGTCAATTAGTTAATAGTGAGTAATAGAGTTAATAGTGAGTAATTTTCAGTGGCCAGTCTGATACACACAGGAATTTGTCCTCGCACACATACCTTTCAGTACTGAACACACACTCTAGGAGTAGAGCAATGAGCAATACACACTTGAGGAGagatgaatacacacacacacacacacacacacacacacacacacacacacacacacacacacacacacacacacacacacacatacatcagtGGGACCCCAGGTAGCTTATTCCCCCACCTACCACTGGTCACAAGTCTGCTTCACTAACCTTTAGGCTAGGCAGTAGGATAATTAGGCTACATTTGGGCCATGAAATCTCTGAATTTGATGGCTAAAGGGCCGTTCACTCCAGAAAcgataactataactataacgataactataaccataacGATAAAAGCGTCCACACTGACCAACTTATAGGCAAAGTCTCTCCTTGTGTTAATTAATGTGATGGCTAAAATGTGATgggttctgattggctgttagcTTTTTATCATTCTCAAAATCGCTTTAAAAGTGAGCCCCAACGATATTGTTCTTCATGTCGTTATCGTTATAGTTTATGTGTACACGTCGTCATTCAGATTAACgagaacaatatttttttatagttaTCGTTCTTGGTGTGAACGGCCCTTAATACATGTATTCTTTAGTTATTTAACTGTAGTTTTGTTGGCCGTTCTGACATTTTTCAAAGTTCAAGGACCATGGTTAATGTTTTTCCCCAGATTTTATGAAACTTAGTTGAGTTCATTTGTTAAAGTTTCATACAAATGCACAAGACTGCAGATTGTGTCACATTCCTCTACTTACTGTTTGATTTATGGTtaattaatatttttgttttgtcatttaaggttgtatgtaaatgtagtagGCAATGAATTTTCAAATATGACTCCATAACAGGAAGGAGGATAAATGAGGTAAGatatagaaatatatttttgtctGATTATCTCTCCATTGTCTCATCTGGCATTTCACATATCACAAAACACTGACCACACTGGCAAGTGGTTACCAACTTCAGTCTTCACCCCCACCACCTCAACCCCACCTTCCACCtcactacattttttttgtccactGATTGAATAATGAATTCCATTTTAGATTAACTGCTGTGCTTTTACAttagttttgtatttttaaacggACTCTAGATAAGTCTTGAGTTGGAataacacacattttctgaGGCCATTTTTTAAAGCAGACGTCACAGGTCATCATTGCAATTGGTCCTTAACAATAAGGCAAAGCAAATGTAACAACACAGAGCCACTGTGGACTATATTATCATGACATAATTAGCCTTCAAAAGCTCAAATATTATTCATGGAAATTAAACAATActgaattaaatatttttttaaataattcaaataTGAATTCAAATTACTTTCAAACATATTCAAATTCATATTCAACACAATGTGGTGATCCCGAAAAATGATAGGCTATGGCGAATCCCATGAGGTATATAATTTCTTGTTCCTTATCCATGTATTATATGCAAGGTTGGAATTTGATGACGGCCCAACTGAAGGCCAAGTGGCCTTGCCCCTAAAATTATGAAACCTGATTATATGTATGTGTCTTTCTGTAGGGGCAAGCAGAAGTAAGGGTGAAATGGTTACTGATATGGGGCAATATCTGGAAATGAGATGAAGACTTTAACAAATGCTGAGTACAATGAGTTCAGACTAATGCAGCTTTAttcacacaacaaacaaacaaaccttcATGAAAGGGAGAACAGTTGACATGCACCAAATGTATATGCCAAGGTTTCCCTCCGAGAGAGGGAGATAACCCTGTGTACACACTCCTAAGAGCATGTACCCAACATGCATGTGTCTCAACAAACATCAAAATAACTCCTCCTTTATACTTGTTGTCCTCACACAATCCAGGCTATCTATTTCAGTGGAACAGTTCCTTTCAAACTACACCTTTTATGGCCAATGCTCCTAATACACATTCCAATCTATTCCTGTGGGTGAAGGTTGTCCCCAGACTAACCTTCTTGTGTAGTACACTACATACAagatataaaatacatttgaaaacctCAATGCTGAAATATCCAACCTATCAGTTACCTTGCTCTGCATGATAAGTACTGCTTTATATTGGTACACATACACATTGGTACACATATAGAAAATAgggaaacacgacagcaaatatgaaaacacgacagcaaatatgaaaacacgacaacaaatatgaaaacacgacggcaaatatgaaaacacgaaaacacaacagcaaatataaaacacaacaacaaatatgaaaacacaacagcaaataggaaaatacgacagcaaatatgaaaacaagacagcaaatatgaaaacaggtAGGCAGGTGTGGATTAATGAACAGGCTTACCAGGACCAGAGGTCAAGAAGGTCCAGAAGCCTCCAAAAATCTTAAAACATAGTTTTCTATGGTTTCTAAAGGCTTTTTTAGAAGGCTTCCAAAGGCAAGGCACCTGAAACCCTGGTTGCTGCACTGCGGCTTCCCATTgactttgaatgtgtgtgtgcaagtataCACTGGCCCCTGGATGGGTAAAAAGCAgaagacaataataataaaggaTGACATAACATCCATGCATTGGTTATTCATGAGTAACAATAAATATTTGACTCCTTTTCGACAATGACTCTATATGCTTagtgcaactgatctcagctgatTCTGTCTATAAtcgagtggaatggaaatttctaagtgaccccaaacgtTTGAATGGCAGTATTGTATATTGAAATGAATTGACTTCTTAACAACATCTCACCCGTGCATATATGACCTGATCCACAATACAATTTGATGAGCATGACATGAAGAATCGTCATGACcagatgatgaaaataaatatttgcattttttgcaaaaacatttcacatGGACTACAACTGAGCCACATTTACAAGCTTtgggctgtttttttgttttgttttgttttttacatttgttggACCTCTATGTACCTTCACTGCACATGAGAAGCAGCTGAATAAGTCTTGTCAAGGATGCTTTCAGAAACCATCTGTAGCAGATGAGTTGATGCAAGGGTCCAAATTCAGAAAAATGGCTTTGTATGTTATAATAACCACTATAGTGACTACAATTAAGTCACATTTGCAAGTTTTGGGCCAGTTTTTGCATTTGTTGAACCTCTATGTACCTTCACTGCACATGAGAAGCAGCTGAATAAGTCCTGTCAAGGATGCTTTCAGAGACCATCTGTGGCAGGTGAGTTGATGCAAGAGTCCAAATTCAGAGAaaaatgggtttgtgtgtgtggacacacAAATGGTTACATGGTTACACGTAAAACTTTCTGAAAACTCAGATTTGCCACAGCAGATGACATCAGTGGAATTATGTTTATTATAGCACAATACACATATTTACACGTGAACATATGGAGGTTTTAATGGTCTGACAATAACTTAAGAACTTCTATGTATCAGAATTAACAGCCAAATATGGCATCTGTAGTGTAGTTTCTGAGGATTTCTGCTACCTCAGACTTGCCACAGCAGGTGAGGTCAGTGAAATTGGCTTGATATCAGCACATTTGTGATTTGAGAACTTTTGTTTATTAATAGCTGTTATTTCATAACAGCACATAATAATACATGGGAAAATTAAGTACTCATAAAGATATTCCCTTTTTGAACCATGGCCCTTTAACTGTTCAAAAGATTCAAATTTAACATGAATTAGGACATGTCCCACCTTCCTGCAAACTTTTGTGCACATAGTTTTGGTCTACCATAAACAGAAGAGGACTATTGGAAAAACGGTTACTTAAATTAATTTCAGTTTGTataactacatttatttttattgttgtaaTCTCACATGTAGATATGATAATTACAATTATTCAAGCAAATCTCACTTGCAAATATaggaaatcaaaacaaaaatgagtTAATGCTCATTTCTCACTTTGAGAGCTCCTCAAACTCAACGAAACAGCCGACTGGATGTCTGAAAGGTACTCGGTCAGGAAAATTCAAGCAACTCTTGAACTAATTCAACGACATTTCCCTATTAAACATGCTTTATTTTCAATAGTCTAATAGTCATTGAAAGAAATCAGCAAGAATTCATCATGATCAAAGATGAGTTACTGTCATAACAAAATATGTTGATACATGACAGGGATAAAAATGATGTCAGTCTGTGTGGCAAAGCTTTCAGTTTGTTTATACTCCATAAACAAACTGAAAGCTTTGTAAGTACAAATAGCAGCAATTAGTCAGTGCAGCTTGCTTCACTTTCAAAGTTCATTACACTTGCTCTTCTTCAGCCATGATACAGCATCATATATTGCGTAAATGTAGAGGAGAAACACACAGTAAGTTGgttaaagtcattaaaaaggtAGGGTGTAGTCTTTCATGATACAAAAATGTTCGCAATCACAAGGGATACTGGATGATTAAACACTGAAGATTGATGATATTGACAACCCCCATGTTAACAGTACATTTCATTGTGTGTGGATAACACCCAGACGAGAATTTTTCATTTCAGAATGTTGTTCCCCACTCTGTggtgaagagaaaaagaaatgcagtTCGAGATGCAGAGTTGAGCAGTTTATTAATTCTTCTAGTCACGACAGGATGTCAGGAGCAACGAAAGCAAAGTTCAGTCGTCTGACAGTTCAGTCACTGTCGTATCCATCCAAGTCATTCTGGAAATCCATACTGATTCCAGTCAAAACTTGAGCATAACAGTCTCTCGCATGCTTCATCATTCTGGTGACTGTTTGCTTCTTTTTCAAAGTTAAGCTGAGGAAACCCTTGATCCCTTCTTCATTTAGACCCCACAGCTCACCTTATGggagtaaaacaaaaaagataatgCCTACATTAGAATGTAGAAAAAAATTCTCAGAAAAAGAAATATtacaatgtacagtatagtatttcaacATATTACTTAAATACGTACTTTTCAATGCCTCACTGGAAAGCTGGCATGACATCTCCTTGAGCGTGTCTGCACGAGTGGAGAGAGATTTCCAATGCTTTGCCATCTCGGAAAGAAcaatcttcctctcctcctcaagtCTCCTTATTACCATCACAACATCAAACGCCTTCCTCTTGGTTTTCAAATCTACAGCGTCTGGGATACAGTTGTGGAACATAAGTCAATTGTAAGTATGATTATTTTTCAAAGAATTTCTGAGATCATCTGGGATAAGGCATAATTGGTTTTGTGCTACTATGAATCATACGAAATTGTCAACAGATTTGTGTACATACCACCATGTGAAAGTTGCCATGGCCAAACTGTCTCGTCAGAGAGAATGCTGTCAAAGACGATTCTTTCTGTATCTGGAACCATACTGTTGTATTTGTCAACAACAGAGCTAAGAATGGCCTTCTCCTCTCTGATTTTGCACCGAATCTGGGCCCGACCTTTGCTGCCATCGGTGTCTTTGTAAAGGCGCTGGGACCTTCTTTTAATGCTGGCCACCAGCACCTCCATTCTACTAGTCACAGCGTAAAGATCGGCTTTTTTTTGGGATGTTGTTgctgagaagaaaagaaatttcACTTACATTTTCATGGCACTAACTGAAATGATCTAAGTCTCAATGTAACACAGAAGGCCACAGGGAAGTCATAAGGATTCTCCCTCtctgcttccttttttttttataaaataaagctCCTGGAGGAAGGACAGGTGAGCCTCAATAAGCATTTCATATTCCTTAGCATGTATAGGAAGTGTGTAACAGGGTACCAAAGAAAATGACAACATAGCCAAGATGGGATCCACTAACTGCGAGAAGTGTCCACTGTTGACTGTGCACCATTCAGGTACATTCAGGGCACTTTGTTTTGACATGATTTCCAGTGTGCATGCACTACATACTGAAATTAGGCATTTTAATTGCACAAGTACATGACCAAGAAAACAGTATATGTAtgatttgattttaaaagtaattcCTTGCAGAAGCATGTCTCCTATTATTCTGCAGAGCTGAGACATCGAAGTAATAGTATAACTCTCACCTTCTGCCCACTCCTTAATATCAGTGACCCAGCCCTCAACTTCAACCTGTGTCACTGCCAGTTGGATTCTCATGCTTTCCAGGTCCTGAAGTTGGCTTTCCAGGCCTTTTGTGGCTTCAAATAACAAAAGAcggaaacaaaagaagaaaaatgttatccctacaaaaatatacaaaagaagGTATTTACAATATAAGAAATATTAAACTTTTATTAAACTTTTGCTGATTCCAGCGCATGGCCATCAGCGTAAGCATGTCTGTACGtcctgcaaaaaagaaaaaaatatactaCTCTGTGTTGTTCCTCACCTGCTACACTTTTCTTGTAACACTTTCAATCTAAATAGTGCAGTGTGTGGTTACCTCACCTGCATTGGACATGTGCTTTGTGGTCACAGCAATCCTAGAGAGGAAGGCGTTACACTGCTCAACCTCCTCCCCAAGTGTCAATCCGGCCCCTTGCTGGTAAGCTCCACTCCATTTAACCTATTAAAGAACGTACTTAAAAGCTGCCAACATACCTTTGCAGGTGTTCAGGGACAGTCACTGACATGGTAATGTTTTCTTACCTCACATTTAAAATCATGGGCTTTGGCATGAAACACTGACAGGAATGGCTTCATGCCAAGAAGGTGCTGGAGCTCGTATTGAAAACATGCATGGAGCGCCTCCAGGACACCAAAGCTTCCCTGATTGTCATCCTCTTCAAACTGCTGGTTAATCGAGAGCAAGAAAGAGACTGTCCGAGTATAACCATTaagctcagaaaataatcttTCCAAAATGACAATGTCATGTCCCAAATTGTCAGTTTCCCTCACAATTCTCTGAACACACCGCAGTGTATCAGTGAAAAAGATAGCAATGTTTTCCTCATTACCATTTActtccacaaacaaaaactgaccttGAAAAAGAAATACCCCTGATATTGTTTTGTCCAACACGGTTTTTTTGTCCTTAAAGTTTCTGCTGCTTGATTTAAATGTTCCTTGTTCCTCTGAGTTGGTGCTAGCTGTACTTTCAAAGCAGCAAGCCCACCGGATAATGATAATTCAAAATGGCCCCTTTAGCCAATGAGGAAGTGAGAATTTAAATGGTCTTCCTGATTGATcaaaccaacttccttttcaactatactctctcacacacacttctatactctgtcacacacaaatatacagtcactcacacacaactatactttctctctcacatacccaactatatgctctctcacacactactacaccctctcatacatacaggtaaaaggagtataatagtgagtgtgtatgagtatagtggtgtatatgcaagatTATGATAGTATGTGTAAGACCAAGTATGAATTATTTCCTAGGCGGCCCCTcatagatgtcctcaggcctggactcttgttgattgtgggaaatttcaagcagatatgacaatgtccactgtacagccactttctcgttcatcactgaacactcaaaatggccgccccgcccaCACCTTTTGATgaatgaatcctgaaaagtttcgagccaattggacaacgtacactcaagttacaccaaCTTCCTGTTtggatggcgaaacgcacaaaatggccgcctcACCACGGTCATGCCCTAtgatgaaaagtttttctttcaataacttttcaactttaacgtcttaagatggcacagaccaaatttgaagttgatcggatgaaatctctaggaggagttcgttaaagtatgacgcggaaatggccaaaatcccACTCATTTCAAACTTTCAATTCCAAATGGATTTGGAACAcaacagttctttggtccctctgtTCCTGtggggtttagggtatggctccaattaccttttttgtacgtcttgataTGCTTCATATGTGTAACACGTTGCAGCTGTATGATTAAGTCATCTTAAATCTACTGTACATTACCTATTGAAACCAATAAATGTCTTATTATTTAATAAACTGCCCTACAACACGGTCTTCTAGTCTCAAACTGATATAAATTAGCTAAACAGTCAAAATGCCTTGTATTTCTCACTccgtaacttattgttcatcatTCACAAACCCCAGTGCATGCAAgcgcgctcacacacacacacacacacacacacacacacacacacacacaatttgggAGTTCTTCATTTATTCTTTTAATTATTGGTCTAACCAAGGTTTTTATACATCTCAAATCTAAATAACATATGTTTTTAGCATCCCCCTGCGCTAAAATGCACATGGATGACGTCATGGACGGGAGTGCTGGCTGCTTCACCCACatgaatattatttttttttttcaaaatttttcaaatttgtgtcatccgcataactacggtaacttattttgttgttttccatattctgagccagtggaagaatGTAGATGTtgaacagaagaggccccagaacggagccttggggaactccgcacgtcatatttgtatgctcagatgcatAATTACCTATAGATCCAAAATAATCCCTAttctttaagtaggattcaaaccaaTTTAGTACTGAGACAGaaaggccaacccagttttccaatcggtctagtaatatgtcatggtcgaccgtgtcaaatgcagcacagagatcaagtaatactaagactgaagTTTTGCCACTatttgtgtttaagtggatgtcattaaagacttcaACAAGAGCTgtttcagtgctgtggtgtagtcgaaaacccgactggaaggcatcaaaactgttgtttagtgacttaaaaatggaaggtttgatatcggcctatagttgctcattagtgacgtgtctagattgttcttttttaagagtggcttgatgactgcagttttcagggcctgtgggaagatacctgaaagaagagacgtgtttacaatctttAGAAGATCTcaagccaaacaatttgaaacatttttgaaaacacccgttggtagaatatcaaggcaacaggaggaggttttcagatgttgtataatgtcctccaggtttttatggatgatcatatgaaattgtgtcatattggaatttgttttgcctggacactgtgacaacacatccTGTACTTGATATGGAGGCACTgactgtttgtctaattttcagaattttgtctttgaagaagatGGCAAATTCATTGCAGGTcttggtggataaaagttcagatgctactggtactggagggtttgttaacctatcgacagtagcaaccAAAGCatgtgaattattattatttctggcgataatgtcagagaagaaggaccaccttgcattcctcagttccaaattataaatgcgaagtctctcaTTATAGGTGTTATAATGAaactggagattagtttttcgccagCTGCGTTCagcttttcgacactctcttttttctgttttaccaGCAtgacatttctccatggagatcttttcttaccagagacagctttgaccttaatgggagcaatggcatcaataacatttgtaattttagaaTTTAAAttatctacaagctcagtgactgcgACCCCAGAGAGGGCGGGTGTGGAGAAGAaaggctgaatgaatgtttcactggtgttttcaGTGATATACCCTTTTCTGATTacctttgtttggacacttttgtgcacagagatagtgccgttaaagaaaacacaggaatgatcagagagaggaacatcagtcaccacaaccttggaaatgttcagacccttggagataatcaagtccagagtgtgccccttattgtgtgtgggctccatcacatgctgagtcagtccatagttctcaaaaacacaACAGTTCTTTTGTCCCTCTGtcctgggggttgtcaacatgagtgttaaaatcaccagcaataattacacagtcaaagttaatacagattatagacagcagttcagtaaAGTCATTGAAGAAGGTTGCACAGTATTTAATTGGCctgtagatatttagaaatatagCTCGAAGGgaggaccttagctgaagagccacattcaaaagaaacaaaatttCCATAATTGCGTACATTGgaatgagtcattaaacaaaatggcgactccacctcctttcttattcactatattctcactcataatactgaagttagggggagctgacttgaccaggtttcagttaaaaacataaaatcaagattgtgcttaataataaaatcattgattaaaaatgattttactgccaaagacctgacgtgtgttaaaataattatctttCCATAGCCCTCCTGTTTCTTTGGAGTCTTGTTGGTGCTAATTAGccgtgtgttagcatgcttttgaccattgttttgggtccatggtaaagtggtgtcattcCCACATGGTCCGTTCACTTCCACGTTTACTTCTAACTGGTGAATTTTGAATTCCAGAACTGCAATCTTCTGAAGGACTTTGTAGTAGTNNNNNNNNNNNNNNNNNNNNNNNNNNNNNNNNNNNNNNNNNNNNNNNNNNNNNNNNNNNNNNNNNNNNNNNNNNNNNNNNNNNNNNNNNNNNNNNNNNNNNNNNNNNNNNNNNNNNNNNNNNNNNNNNNNNNNNNNNNNNNNNNNNNNNNNNNNNNNNNNNNNNNNNNNNNNNNNNNNNNNNNNNNNNNNNNNNNNNNNNNNNNNNNNNNNNNNNNNNNNNNN contains:
- the LOC144521600 gene encoding uncharacterized protein LOC144521600; the protein is MKPFLSVFHAKAHDFKCEVKWSGAYQQGAGLTLGEEVEQCNAFLSRIAVTTKHMSNAATKGLESQLQDLESMRIQLAVTQVEVEGWVTDIKEWAEATTSQKKADLYAVTSRMEVLVASIKRRSQRLYKDTDGSKGRAQIRCKIREEKAILSSVVDKYNSMVPDTERIVFDSILSDETVWPWQLSHGDAVDLKTKRKAFDVVMVIRRLEEERKIVLSEMAKHWKSLSTRADTLKEMSCQLSSEALKSELWGLNEEGIKGFLSLTLKKKQTVTRMMKHARDCYAQVLTGISMDFQNDLDGYDSD